The following coding sequences lie in one Methanohalophilus levihalophilus genomic window:
- the aroD gene encoding type I 3-dehydroquinate dehydratase — translation MLELPGQNRSLVVASIDANPYSQALAAKNLGADVLELRLDLLGIDSLNAAIALTEQVSCIGLPCIATNRIPTEGGCWAGEEEDRLEILEGILPYVEAVDIEMCAPEKERIIKAAKRNQTTTIVSSHFFESTPSVAEIRELFNKGRELGADITKLATMPQSPTDVLKLLEAANSADSPVCAIAMGKIGSYSRVVGGLYGSVLTYGCIGKAVAPGQLRVDKVKSAMEMLL, via the coding sequence ATGCTGGAATTACCCGGGCAGAATCGTTCTCTTGTAGTTGCATCAATTGATGCGAATCCATATTCGCAAGCATTAGCCGCAAAAAATCTTGGTGCTGATGTTCTGGAATTACGGCTTGATCTGCTCGGAATTGATTCTTTGAATGCCGCGATTGCACTTACAGAGCAGGTTTCATGCATTGGATTACCATGTATTGCAACCAACAGAATACCAACTGAGGGTGGATGTTGGGCCGGTGAAGAGGAAGACAGGCTGGAAATACTCGAAGGAATTCTTCCATATGTTGAGGCCGTTGATATCGAAATGTGTGCCCCTGAAAAAGAAAGGATTATCAAAGCAGCAAAACGCAATCAAACTACCACAATCGTTTCATCACACTTTTTTGAAAGTACGCCTTCTGTTGCAGAAATTAGAGAGCTTTTCAACAAGGGAAGAGAGTTAGGTGCGGATATTACAAAGCTGGCCACTATGCCCCAATCCCCTACGGACGTCCTGAAACTTCTGGAAGCAGCGAATTCCGCCGACAGTCCGGTATGTGCCATCGCAATGGGAAAAATCGGAAGCTACAGCAGAGTTGTAGGTGGACTTTACGGATCAGTTCTTACTTACGGATGCATCGGAAAAGCCGTCGCTCCGGGTCAGCTAAGGGTTGACAAAGTGAAATCGGCAATGGAGATGTTGCTGTGA
- a CDS encoding 3-dehydroquinate synthase II codes for MMTKEVWIRADEGDWETKKQRITSGLESGVTCVLVLPEDVDKTKELGDIKVATFFSEELSKADIIVVGKDSEGDGTLPLPTDLSKSRDFDIIAHLRREKKTVAGFSVIHDKAHEKFASSLGGVCDYLIAIGTDWKVIPLENLIASLQPEDVKIISGVRDTDEARLALETMEHGADGVLLDTDNHDTIRKSVEIAEEATSEKLELEVAKVTKVEQVGMGDRVCVDTCSLMGTGEGMLVGCGSGGMFLVHSESEESPYVASRPFRVNAGAVHAYVQTGGKTRYLCELEAGDEVAVVDAEGKQRRAIVGRVKIERRPLMLVEAQTSDGRTMKNILQNAETIKLVSGDGKPVSVTSLEPGDEVMVYVEESGRHFGMKVEETIIEK; via the coding sequence CGACTGGGAAACGAAAAAGCAGCGTATAACTTCAGGTCTTGAATCTGGTGTTACATGCGTGCTGGTATTGCCAGAAGATGTTGACAAGACAAAGGAACTTGGGGACATCAAGGTCGCCACTTTCTTTTCAGAAGAACTGTCAAAAGCAGATATAATTGTGGTTGGAAAGGACAGCGAAGGCGATGGAACACTTCCTTTACCCACTGATTTGAGCAAATCCAGAGATTTTGATATTATAGCCCACCTTCGCAGGGAAAAGAAAACTGTTGCAGGTTTCTCCGTAATACATGACAAAGCACATGAAAAATTTGCTTCATCCCTTGGAGGAGTTTGCGACTACCTCATTGCAATTGGCACAGACTGGAAAGTAATTCCACTCGAAAACCTGATTGCATCCCTGCAGCCGGAAGATGTTAAAATAATATCCGGTGTTCGCGATACTGACGAAGCAAGACTCGCTCTTGAAACCATGGAACATGGTGCAGACGGAGTATTGCTTGATACTGACAACCATGATACTATCCGCAAATCCGTGGAAATTGCAGAAGAAGCCACCTCAGAGAAGCTGGAGCTTGAAGTTGCAAAAGTCACAAAGGTAGAACAGGTAGGAATGGGAGACCGTGTTTGCGTCGATACCTGCAGCCTCATGGGCACAGGCGAAGGAATGCTTGTAGGGTGCGGCTCCGGCGGCATGTTCCTTGTTCACTCTGAATCCGAGGAAAGTCCATACGTTGCGTCACGGCCATTCAGAGTCAACGCCGGAGCGGTTCACGCTTACGTCCAGACTGGCGGAAAAACCCGTTACCTGTGCGAACTCGAAGCAGGTGACGAAGTTGCAGTTGTTGACGCCGAAGGAAAACAGCGCAGGGCCATTGTGGGAAGAGTGAAGATAGAGCGTCGCCCACTCATGCTTGTAGAAGCCCAGACTTCCGATGGAAGGACAATGAAAAACATCCTCCAGAACGCCGAAACCATCAAACTGGTTTCAGGAGATGGAAAACCTGTTTCAGTAACCAGTCTTGAGCCAGGCGACGAAGTTATGGTCTACGTCGAGGAAAGTGGCAGGCATTTCGGTATGAAAGTCGAAGAAACAATTATCGAGAAATAA